In Bernardetia sp., a genomic segment contains:
- a CDS encoding NAD(P)H-dependent oxidoreductase, which produces MKNIFIINAHEYYPFAEGKLNNTLTEKAKKYFEESGYNVRVRTMQDEYNVEEEIENHLWADVVFLQSPVNWMGHPWSFKKYADVVYTTGMMGKLCNNDGRNAEEPKKNYGTGGNLENTKYMLSLTFNAPKEAFDDKNEYLFGGKSVDDLFFPTHMNFKFFGMKPLETFACYDVMKNPNIENDFIRFENHLKQHFPALVEKV; this is translated from the coding sequence ATGAAAAATATATTCATCATTAATGCACACGAATACTATCCTTTTGCAGAGGGAAAACTAAATAATACACTCACAGAGAAAGCAAAAAAATATTTTGAAGAAAGTGGTTATAATGTCAGAGTCAGAACAATGCAAGACGAGTACAACGTAGAAGAGGAAATTGAAAATCATCTTTGGGCAGATGTTGTATTTCTGCAAAGCCCTGTAAATTGGATGGGACACCCTTGGAGTTTTAAAAAATACGCTGATGTGGTCTATACAACTGGAATGATGGGAAAGCTTTGTAATAACGATGGGAGAAATGCTGAAGAACCTAAGAAAAATTATGGCACAGGTGGAAATTTAGAAAACACAAAATATATGCTTTCCCTTACTTTCAATGCACCAAAAGAAGCCTTCGACGATAAAAATGAATACCTTTTTGGTGGTAAGAGCGTAGATGATTTATTTTTCCCAACACACATGAATTTTAAATTCTTTGGAATGAAGCCGTTAGAAACTTTTGCTTGTTATGATGTGATGAAAAACCCTAATATAGAGAACGATTTTATTCGTTTTGAAAATCATCTAAAACAACACTTTCCTGCTTTAGTAGAGAAAGTATAA
- a CDS encoding DNA polymerase III subunit gamma/tau: MENYVVSARKYRPDTFDAVVGQSHITDTLKNAIRSNQLAQAFLFCGPRGVGKTTCSRILAKTINCLNITAETEPCDECSSCKSFNSGSSLNISELDAASNNSVEDIRNLIEQVRYPPQAGKKKVYIIDEVHMLSNQAFNAFLKTLEEPPSYAIFILATTEKHKIIPTILSRCQIFDFNRIQPNDVARHLEKIAKNENVEAEEEALQLVGRKADGALRDALSIFDMLVTFSPDRKLTYARAIENLHVLDYDYYFKLTDAFLSRNHTEALLIFDEILKKGFDGHNFIVGLCEHLRDLLVAKDAATISLLELSDAVKEKYKSQAASSSFSFLMSALNLASACELGYKNSKNQRLHVEMTLLKLSHVMAAISIPQLVEDLKKKD; encoded by the coding sequence ATGGAAAATTATGTAGTTTCGGCACGTAAATATCGCCCAGATACCTTTGATGCAGTTGTGGGACAGTCTCATATTACTGACACACTCAAAAATGCTATTCGTTCTAACCAACTGGCACAGGCTTTTTTATTCTGTGGTCCTCGTGGTGTGGGTAAGACGACTTGCTCTCGTATTTTGGCAAAAACCATCAACTGTCTGAATATTACAGCAGAAACCGAACCTTGTGATGAATGTAGTTCTTGTAAGTCTTTTAACAGTGGTAGTTCACTGAATATTAGTGAGTTAGATGCTGCCTCTAACAACTCTGTTGAAGATATTCGCAATCTTATAGAACAGGTTCGTTACCCCCCTCAAGCTGGAAAGAAGAAGGTTTACATTATTGATGAGGTTCACATGCTTTCCAATCAAGCCTTTAATGCTTTTCTCAAAACATTGGAAGAACCCCCTTCGTATGCTATTTTTATTTTGGCAACAACGGAAAAGCATAAAATTATTCCTACTATTTTGTCTCGTTGTCAAATTTTTGATTTTAATAGAATCCAACCCAATGATGTAGCTCGTCATTTGGAAAAAATTGCAAAAAACGAGAATGTAGAAGCAGAAGAAGAAGCCCTTCAACTTGTTGGAAGAAAAGCAGATGGAGCATTGCGTGATGCACTTTCTATTTTTGATATGCTCGTTACTTTTTCGCCAGACAGAAAGCTGACCTACGCTCGTGCTATTGAGAACTTGCACGTTTTGGATTATGATTATTATTTCAAACTGACTGATGCTTTCTTGAGTAGAAATCACACAGAAGCCTTACTCATTTTTGATGAAATATTGAAAAAAGGTTTTGATGGACATAATTTTATAGTGGGCTTGTGTGAGCATTTACGTGATTTGTTAGTAGCTAAAGATGCTGCTACTATTTCTTTGTTGGAGCTTTCAGATGCTGTGAAGGAAAAATATAAATCACAGGCTGCCAGTTCGTCCTTCTCATTTTTGATGTCGGCTCTAAATCTAGCGTCTGCTTGTGAATTGGGTTATAAAAATAGTAAAAACCAACGTTTGCACGTAGAAATGACTTTGCTAAAGCTCTCTCATGTTA
- a CDS encoding LysR family transcriptional regulator, with product MNIQFLKYFITLAETQNFTQAAEKNNVVQSAFSSGIKKLEETLNCKLFFRDKRNVRLTKEGEILLPQAKSILSIWYDMETKFVAEQAKVLNLGVLDVLDFDEIVPMMKSFNELYGSYKINLIEGDTEVLCEKLLKEKLDAVFIKSIPTEKKLAYKIITEDKMVIGVPQTHSLAQKKEIDLSAIHQLPFIQRNNCNLYDEIQEVFSQKNIAPNIIFSANGDEVAKSLVASGLGITMLPKPKKELEGICCVSIKDVDFKRKIVLAWKKENVQNALKNLLSV from the coding sequence ATGAATATTCAATTCTTAAAATACTTCATAACACTCGCTGAAACTCAAAACTTTACACAGGCAGCCGAAAAAAATAATGTAGTGCAGTCAGCTTTTTCGTCTGGGATTAAAAAATTGGAAGAAACGCTAAATTGTAAGCTCTTTTTTAGAGATAAAAGAAACGTAAGGCTTACCAAAGAAGGCGAAATACTTTTGCCACAAGCTAAATCTATACTTAGTATTTGGTACGACATGGAAACAAAATTTGTAGCCGAACAAGCAAAGGTTTTGAATTTGGGTGTACTTGATGTGTTAGATTTTGATGAGATTGTACCGATGATGAAGAGTTTTAATGAACTGTATGGCTCATACAAAATTAATTTGATAGAAGGAGATACAGAAGTTTTATGTGAAAAGTTATTAAAGGAGAAACTAGACGCTGTTTTTATAAAATCTATTCCTACAGAAAAGAAACTAGCTTACAAAATCATCACAGAAGATAAAATGGTAATTGGAGTTCCTCAAACTCACTCGCTGGCTCAAAAAAAAGAAATCGATTTATCAGCAATTCATCAGCTACCTTTCATTCAGCGCAATAACTGTAATCTATATGATGAAATTCAAGAAGTTTTTTCTCAAAAAAATATTGCGCCAAATATCATTTTTAGTGCTAATGGAGACGAGGTAGCAAAATCGTTGGTAGCTTCTGGTTTAGGAATTACGATGCTTCCTAAGCCTAAGAAAGAGCTTGAAGGTATTTGTTGCGTTTCTATAAAAGATGTGGATTTCAAGCGAAAAATAGT
- a CDS encoding peroxiredoxin-like family protein, whose translation MTTFQEKLIQLKKNIEGKMPSEYVQTMHKATADLKASNIEEKVIKVGNSLPNFELPNQDEKIVSAQELYQDKFLVITFYRGVWCPYCNADLANLNKYLPQIEELGGTMVAISPEKTSYLQKIIKTQNLNFDILHDQSNQFAQKLGLKFKMPDSLIELYRDKFKIDLEEHHGDKDWTLPMPARFLVDKNGITRYAESNADYTQRPNPEELIEVLKTL comes from the coding sequence ATGACAACATTCCAAGAGAAACTCATTCAACTCAAAAAAAATATAGAAGGAAAAATGCCTTCAGAGTACGTTCAGACAATGCACAAAGCAACAGCAGACTTAAAAGCGTCCAATATTGAAGAGAAAGTAATCAAAGTAGGCAACTCACTTCCAAATTTTGAACTACCTAATCAAGATGAAAAAATTGTTTCTGCTCAAGAGTTGTATCAAGATAAATTTTTAGTGATTACGTTTTATCGTGGTGTTTGGTGTCCGTACTGCAATGCAGATTTGGCAAACCTTAATAAATATTTGCCTCAAATTGAGGAATTAGGGGGAACGATGGTAGCTATTTCTCCAGAAAAAACAAGTTATCTACAAAAAATCATCAAAACGCAAAACCTCAATTTTGATATTCTGCATGACCAAAGCAACCAGTTTGCACAAAAATTAGGTTTAAAATTCAAAATGCCTGATTCGCTTATTGAGCTTTACAGAGATAAATTCAAAATTGACTTGGAAGAACATCACGGCGACAAAGATTGGACCCTCCCAATGCCAGCTCGTTTTTTGGTAGATAAAAATGGAATCACTCGCTATGCAGAAAGTAATGCAGATTATACACAACGACCTAATCCAGAAGAGTTGATTGAAGTCTTGAAAACGCTTTAA